The sequence GGAAGAGTATCTCGGACAGGAAAATGTACAGGATACAGAAGTGAGAATGGGGGCTGAAGACTTCGCATTTTATAGCCAGATTATTCCCGCCTGCTTCTTTAGATTGGGTACAGGAAATGTGGCAAAAGGTATCACATCAGGTGTACATACACCTACATTTGATATCGATGAACGTGCGATTGAAACCGGCATCGGTGCTATGGCTTATCTTGCTACGCAGCTATAAAAGATGGTCTATCTCGCTACGCAAGTTTTAAAATGGCCACACAGATCTAAAAACATTAAGAGCCCGCTCAATAGCGGGCTCTGTTTACATAGTTTTGCTTATATCAATATCGTTATCAAATCTTGATTTCTTTCAAACTTCACTCACCTCTAATTCTTTTTAATCTTCACTAACGCGCTAATTGCTTTCAAACCTCATTTACCTCTAATTCCTTTAATCTTCACTAACGCGCTAATTGCTTTCAAACCTTACTCACCTCTAATTCCTCTTAATCTTCACTAACGCGCTAATTGCTTTCAAACCTCATTTACCTCTAATTCCTTTAATCTTCACTAACGCGCTAATTTCTATCAAACCTTACTCAACTCTAATTCCTCTTAATCTTCACTAACGCGCTAATTTCTTTCAAACCTCACTTACCTCTAATTCCTTTAATCTTCACTAACGCGCTAATTTCTATCAAACCTTACTCAACTCTAATTCCTCTTAATCTTCACTAACGCGCTAATTTCTATCAAACCTTACTCACCTCTAATTCTTTTTAATCTTCGCTAACACGCTAATTTCTTTTACACTTTAATTCCTCTTAAACTGCGTTAGCTGTGACAACCCAATCTCATCCAATCTCAATGCCCGCATACTATCCGCTTTAACACTGAAATTCTTCACAGTCACATCCTGCAGTTCAACACTCCCATACCAACCCAACTGCACATTCATCGTATCAAAATTGCCCAGTTCACGCGTCAATACTTTATTATTTTTTCCTCCTTTATAGGTGAAATTTTCAATTTCCAACCCCGACATTTCCACATAACAATCATCCAATCCCGTTACTTCCAGTAATGGCTGTTTTAAAGTGACAATTTCCACATGCAAACTGTCTTTTGCTAACCTGATATATGTAACAGCCTTACAATACACTGAGATCCCATTCCCCTCACCTGGCAGGATGTATAAAGTATCTCCTACCTGTTTATAATAGTTTGAAGGCACTTCACTCTCCCCTCCCAAATTCCCTATACGATTTTCTGTATCATACATGATCCGTACATTATCTTCATTGATCACAATCGCCTTGAACGGACGTAAAACAGTCATCTTTGCTACCTCGACATTATCTCCCTTTTTCGGGAATCTTAAAACCGTTCCATCCCCATTTATCCCCTTCTTAAAATATGCCCATAATACCACATCTGACGCCAGCACCAACAACAATACGATGCCAACAAAAAAGAGTAACAATTTTATATTGGTCTTCATTTTTGTAAAATTTAATTACCTGAAATGTGAACGCTTATACTTCTCATAATGCGTCTTCAGCTCATCCAGCTCTATATCCAGCAAGTAGATATTCCGAAAGAACTGCGGCAGCTCATTCTCCATGAACCGTTCCTTCTTCAGCTGTTTAATCCGCTTCATCGCATCCGACGCTACGAAATAGCCAATCCCTCTTTTATTATAGATGATCTCATATTGCTGCAAATATTCACAGGTCCGCATCACCGTATTTGGGTTGACTTCCGTTTGCACTGCAAGTTCCCTCACGGATGGCAGCCGGTCCTCTGCTTTCCACTTTTCCAACAAGATCTGTTCGCATATATGATCCGCAATCTGCAGATATATAGCCTGTGATTCTTTAAATTCCATGAGTTGAAATTTTAAATTTCCTTATCTTTTAACCTGAAATATGCCAATACCCACAAGACCGGAGGCAATATAAACCGCCACATAAAGTACAGCGTCTCCCGCATCCAATGTGGCGACTCCAAAAAGATGGATCGATATTCTTCCATATGCGGATGTTCCGTAATTCCAACCCCAAAGAATGGCGCTGAAGCTGCCCAATGCATTAAATGACCATAGAACAATATGTTCATAAATGCCGCATTTACCAATCCAATGACCAGGATAAAAATGAATACTGCAAATAGGGTTTTTATAATACTGTACTTAGGGAAGTAAACAGATCCCAACAAAATGATTGCCTGTCCCATAAACCACCAGTGGTAAAGTTGCGTCATGTCATTGCGGAAGTCATCAGGCATACTGGGATCCATGACGTGCGTATCTCTGCTTAAAGACACTAAACCTGCACCTATGAAAGTGGCTGTTCCAAATGCAATGTGATATACCAGTAAAAACCCTGCTGTCGTAATCAATAACGTAGTGAGGAATTTTTCAAAATGCGAAGCAGGCAACAACAGATAATCGATACCTTTTGGTTTGTCGCCTAACTGAATAAATGAAAACCCGGTAAAGATCAAACCTGCGCCAAACAACAGAATGGCATAAAAAGGATAAATAAAGGAAACCCTTACAGTCTCTCTGTTGTTGGTCAAAATACTGATTACACCTATCGCCACCAATACACCTACCAACACCACCAACGACATCAGGTACAACCGCAGATTATCAACAATATGCTTTTTAAAATATGCACCAAACCTCGGTGCATGAAATACATTGCTCGTTTGCATAAGGGAAATTAAAAGAGTTGGTTAATCCGTCCGGAGGGCTCCAGTACGGCATTAAAGAGCAGTTCCATATCCAGTCTACCTGGTACGCCACCTGCATTTTCAGTGATGATAGAATGACCTAATCCGGTACTTTCTGCGAACAATACAAGATCTGCTTCTTCGAGTCGCTTCACACTTCTGAAACTCAGTCGCTCCGCCACAGTTTCCACATCCTGTTTGAAAATGATCTTATGATTGTCGATCACCACAATACTATCAATCAGGTTATCCAGGTCCCTTACCTGATGTGTGGATATCACAATACACTTCTCTTCATTCACCGCAGCGGCAATCACTTTGCGGAACTGGCTCTTGGACGGGATATCCAGGCCATTCGTCGGTTCATCCATAATCAGGCATTTGGTATTGGCTGCCAGACCAAAACTGATGATAACCTTTTTCTTTTGTCCATAACTCATGTCAGTGAGTCGCTGGTCGCGGGGAATCTGGAATTCATCCAGGTACTGCTGAAAAGCTTTTGTGTCAAAGTTGGGATAAAAAGGTGCATAGGTGTTCACATAACGGTTGATGGTCACCTGTGGCAGGTAAAACTCTTCAGGCACCAAAAAAAGTTTGCTGAGGAATGCTGGCTGACGGAGGCGGGATTCATACCCCATTACCGTACATACCCCACTTTTTGGAAAGAGTAGCCCGGCTATCTGCTTCAGCAAACTGGATTTTCCTGCCCCGTTTTTGCCCATCAGACCGTAAACGTGACCAGCTTCCAGCTCCAGGTTCAACCCCTCAAACAATGGCCTACCCTTTTTGTAGTGGAAATGAAGATCTTGGATAGTTATCATAGCAAGTGATTTAGTGTACTACTTACCTAGTACACTACAAAGATAGAGAAGGAAATCATAATTCCAAATTCAATTAGCTTTTTTTTCATACAGCCGATTTTATACCATCAGGCATCGTGCTATACAGCAAAATCCCTTGCACCAGCCGGACAAAATCATCTTCCTTGCTGCCGCAGGCCTTCTTATAAAATGCAAAAACCGCTCTGAAACAGGAATTTCCCTCATCGCTGCCAGCCGGACAAAAGCGTCTTCCTTGCTGCCGCTGGCCATTCCTTAAAAATGTTAAAAAATTATTTGTAGCGACATTTCTACACATTAAGAATTTTTAATAAATTATATTTGTCACTGTGGTTTAAATTAAAACTAATCCCTATGAAAGGTACCATATCCGCCTTGCTTAGTTTAAGCCTCTTGTTAACTGCCTTTGTGGCCTCCGCACAGTTCGTAAAATCAAAAGATCTGGAGAAATTGAAAAAACGGACGAAAATTATCGTAGTAAAAGAAGTCCCTGATAAGAGTATTCTTAAACAACTACGTCGTCAAAGCCAAACAAAAGCAGAAGAGTATAGACAAGCAATTAAACAGTTAAACCTGGATTTCCCTGAAGTTGTCAGACAATTCTGGAACGTGGATGGAGTAACAGCTACAATCGAACAGAGAACAGAAAAAGAAGTTGAAAAGCTGCGGAAAAAGAATGATAGAAGCTATATCGTTATGGATTGTCAATCGCTGCATGTGAAACCCAGTAAAAGCCATTATGCCAAATCCGCACAAACATTTACATCTGACCTGGTGTGGAAGAGTGATTCAAAAGATCTCAGTGTTCCGGTGATCAACATGTACTTCATTGAGAATGATGTAACGCGACCATTCTATATTCAGAATATGTCGGAACGGTTTCCGGATTTCCTGGATCTGGCAGTGGGTATCCGGTTATCCACCTATGTATTCTCAGACCACGTAGATGATAAGGCGGCCAAAGCGATGATGCAGTCTACCAGCAAGCATAATGCGATCTTCCTGAAAGACAGGACCCTGATATTATGTAATAACTGGCTGGATGAGGATTTTGAAAAAGGGAAAGCTGGTACAGATTATCCTTATCCCATTAAATATGTGGATTACGAAGACCTGGAAAGCTTATTCAGAAAAGATGGTTTTGCCGGCACTGTCATGGCTTATGTACCAGCAGGTGTGTTCTCTACTTTTGATAAGAATACACCAAGTATGGAAGTGCATGTGCCAGTAGTGATCGATCCGATAAATGGAATGCCTTTGTGCCATACAGATATCAGTGATGAAATGTTTCAGGCATGGGGATATTCATTGATTCCTAAAATGGGGAAGTCGATAGTAGGGTTCAGGAAAATAAGAAACGAGGATATCCGGAATTTCGCAAAATCAATAAAAGAATAAAATGCGGCCTGGTCAACAAATCGACAAATCGAATGTACTTCCGCCGCCCCATCTCAAACTCATAGAGGAAGCCTCCCGAATGGGAGGCTTCCTCTTTTATAAACATTTTAATTCACCTCAAAACTACAACTCAGGATACAGCGGAAACTGCTTCATAAACTCATTCACCGCACCTCTCACTGACGCAATCTTCGCCTCATTATCCGCATCCATCAGCAACTCATCAATCCATGAAATCACCTGCCCCATATGCTCTTCTGTCAAACCTCTTGAAGTGAT is a genomic window of Chitinophaga sp. LS1 containing:
- a CDS encoding GntR family transcriptional regulator encodes the protein MEFKESQAIYLQIADHICEQILLEKWKAEDRLPSVRELAVQTEVNPNTVMRTCEYLQQYEIIYNKRGIGYFVASDAMKRIKQLKKERFMENELPQFFRNIYLLDIELDELKTHYEKYKRSHFR
- a CDS encoding ATP-binding cassette domain-containing protein yields the protein MITIQDLHFHYKKGRPLFEGLNLELEAGHVYGLMGKNGAGKSSLLKQIAGLLFPKSGVCTVMGYESRLRQPAFLSKLFLVPEEFYLPQVTINRYVNTYAPFYPNFDTKAFQQYLDEFQIPRDQRLTDMSYGQKKKVIISFGLAANTKCLIMDEPTNGLDIPSKSQFRKVIAAAVNEEKCIVISTHQVRDLDNLIDSIVVIDNHKIIFKQDVETVAERLSFRSVKRLEEADLVLFAESTGLGHSIITENAGGVPGRLDMELLFNAVLEPSGRINQLF